From a single Chthonomonadales bacterium genomic region:
- a CDS encoding O-antigen ligase family protein has protein sequence MSNQSNSWWTQAVQNRLIALVLAMVVIVTLVASPANNAQNGIAALAFEGLAVLLFATLLWRSRWNFTRQKVTEFLRTGPNLPILLFLGVALVSCALSSNKAFSIQETTRIAAGVLLYFVVAYQFRRSEHLSKLFDTLLFVGVAASLYGFVQYSTGETLRAAGPFGNPQLLASFLMILLPIVAVVAITERKAGRQLAAQVATVLMAACLLLTQTRSAWLGSAVGLGVLAILAIAVAARNRPSSLASRKHELVLPAVMLVGVIVFLALWPQTNTLLQRATTFSNVSAQATFQSRQAMWRDAASTIASRPLTGIGVGLYPVRYSAAHPSLSNDPHNFWLKTAAEMGIPAAMLVALALAAFLFVGLRRAYTMDAGIRRSLLMGAIAATVAFAVDAVSNPSWGLAQTSMFFWLVLGLGVGALRPFARQRETLTRPALAPRFARPAVALASLALAAFVLPTATRAAVDPQYLQSIDLRPDVATLRSGQALAFTVIATYGTDGSTTEVDVTDDPATNYSATPGTLGGMLSGGDKNVLQTRPRSTGSIAVTAEFLGQTDTSSVTLTR, from the coding sequence ATGTCCAACCAGTCCAACTCGTGGTGGACGCAAGCGGTGCAGAACCGACTGATCGCCCTTGTCCTGGCGATGGTCGTGATCGTCACCCTGGTCGCGTCGCCCGCGAACAACGCACAGAACGGCATCGCCGCTCTCGCCTTCGAGGGGCTCGCCGTGCTGCTGTTCGCCACTCTGCTCTGGCGCTCGCGCTGGAACTTCACCCGCCAGAAGGTGACGGAGTTCCTGCGCACCGGGCCCAACCTGCCCATCCTGCTGTTTCTGGGCGTTGCGCTCGTCTCGTGCGCCCTGTCCTCGAACAAGGCCTTCAGCATCCAGGAGACCACCCGGATCGCTGCGGGCGTCCTTCTCTACTTCGTGGTGGCCTACCAGTTCCGGCGCTCGGAGCACCTGTCGAAGCTGTTTGACACGCTGCTCTTCGTTGGTGTGGCGGCCTCGCTTTACGGCTTCGTGCAGTACAGTACGGGCGAGACGCTGCGCGCCGCGGGCCCCTTCGGCAACCCGCAGCTCCTGGCGTCCTTCCTGATGATCTTGCTGCCGATCGTGGCCGTGGTGGCGATCACGGAGAGGAAGGCCGGGCGTCAGCTCGCCGCGCAGGTGGCGACCGTGCTCATGGCGGCCTGTCTGCTTCTGACCCAGACCCGCAGCGCGTGGCTCGGGTCGGCGGTGGGGCTCGGCGTTCTGGCGATCCTGGCGATCGCGGTCGCCGCGCGCAACCGTCCGTCGAGCCTGGCCTCGCGCAAGCATGAGCTCGTGCTTCCGGCCGTGATGCTGGTGGGCGTCATCGTCTTCCTGGCCCTCTGGCCGCAGACGAACACGCTGCTGCAGCGCGCGACCACCTTCAGCAACGTGAGCGCTCAGGCGACCTTCCAGTCCCGCCAGGCGATGTGGCGCGACGCGGCGAGCACCATCGCGTCTCGCCCGCTAACCGGCATCGGCGTGGGCCTCTACCCGGTGCGCTACAGCGCCGCGCATCCCTCGCTCTCGAACGACCCGCACAACTTCTGGCTGAAGACCGCCGCAGAGATGGGCATCCCCGCCGCCATGCTGGTGGCGCTTGCCCTGGCCGCGTTTCTGTTCGTCGGTCTTCGCCGGGCCTACACGATGGATGCCGGCATCCGCCGGAGCCTGCTGATGGGCGCCATCGCGGCGACGGTGGCGTTCGCCGTCGACGCCGTCAGCAACCCCTCGTGGGGCCTCGCCCAGACCTCGATGTTCTTCTGGTTGGTGCTCGGGTTGGGCGTGGGGGCCCTGCGGCCCTTCGCTCGCCAGCGCGAGACGCTCACCCGCCCGGCGCTGGCTCCGCGCTTCGCGCGCCCGGCGGTGGCCCTCGCCTCCCTGGCGTTGGCGGCCTTCGTGCTGCCCACCGCCACTCGGGCGGCGGTCGACCCGCAGTACCTGCAGAGCATCGATCTCCGTCCGGACGTCGCTACACTGCGTTCGGGGCAGGCGCTGGCCTTTACGGTGATCGCCACCTACGGGACGGACGGCTCGACGACGGAGGTGGACGTGACCGACGACCCGGCCACCAACTACTCGGCAACGCCTGGCACGCTGGGCGGCATGCTGAGCGGCGGGGATAAGAACGTCCTCCAGACGCGTCCGCGCAGCACGGGGAGCATCGCCGTCACGGCAGAGTTCCTCGGTCAGACGGACACGTCGAGCGTGACGCTCACGCGCTGA
- a CDS encoding SLBB domain-containing protein, translating to MQKLLGLTAALAVLIALPCAGARAQAVTDYVLGADDVIDVSVTNHTDLNRTVIVRPDGKISFPEIGELSVAGKTPRQLAADMKAALEKTRNNVEVIIEVKEVNSRKVRAVGAVRSPNSYALKPKWRLMDLVAVAGGLTAKPVLVSGSLIRDGTKVIPIDVQRAISDPSSESNPPLQPDDLVIFSEMDAARRQVHVLGQVAKPGAVELQDGTTLISLLSQAGNPTETAALSKSYILRGTTRIPVDLRRILVEGKTDEATLGFALQPGDALFIPEIEEHYGVMGQVRTPSYYPLPEREPVTVLSALSAAGGQSPEADLSKAGVVRMVNGKTTVIPVNIEEMFKKRDMTANVTLQANDILYVPTKGKRGFNWTDVIGPFSLLSYMGIRLFR from the coding sequence ATGCAGAAGCTCCTGGGCCTGACGGCCGCCCTGGCGGTCCTGATCGCGCTGCCGTGCGCCGGCGCGCGAGCACAGGCGGTGACCGACTACGTGCTTGGCGCGGACGACGTAATCGACGTCAGCGTTACCAACCATACGGACCTCAACCGGACGGTCATCGTCCGGCCCGACGGCAAGATCTCCTTCCCCGAGATCGGCGAGTTGAGCGTGGCGGGCAAGACGCCGCGGCAGCTTGCGGCGGACATGAAGGCGGCGCTGGAGAAGACGCGCAACAACGTTGAGGTGATCATCGAGGTCAAGGAGGTGAACTCGCGCAAGGTGCGCGCCGTGGGCGCGGTCCGCTCGCCCAACTCTTACGCGCTGAAGCCGAAATGGCGGCTGATGGACCTGGTGGCAGTGGCGGGCGGCCTCACGGCCAAGCCGGTGCTGGTCTCCGGCAGCCTGATTCGCGACGGCACGAAGGTGATCCCGATCGACGTGCAGCGGGCGATTTCCGATCCGAGCTCCGAGAGCAACCCGCCGCTGCAGCCAGACGACCTGGTGATCTTCAGCGAGATGGACGCCGCTCGCCGGCAGGTGCACGTGCTCGGGCAGGTGGCCAAACCGGGCGCCGTCGAGTTGCAGGACGGCACGACGCTCATCTCGCTGCTATCGCAGGCGGGTAACCCCACCGAGACGGCCGCGCTGAGCAAGTCCTACATCCTGCGGGGCACCACGCGCATTCCGGTGGACCTGCGGCGCATCCTGGTGGAGGGCAAGACGGACGAGGCGACCCTGGGCTTCGCGCTGCAACCGGGCGATGCGCTCTTCATCCCGGAGATCGAGGAGCACTATGGGGTGATGGGCCAGGTGCGTACGCCAAGCTATTATCCGCTGCCGGAGCGCGAGCCGGTGACGGTGCTGAGCGCGCTGAGCGCGGCCGGCGGCCAGTCGCCGGAGGCCGACCTGAGCAAGGCGGGCGTCGTCCGCATGGTGAACGGCAAGACCACCGTGATTCCGGTGAACATCGAGGAGATGTTCAAGAAGCGGGACATGACGGCCAACGTGACGCTTCAGGCCAACGACATCCTCTATGTGCCCACGAAGGGCAAGCGCGGGTTCAACTGGACCGACGTGATCGGGCCGTTCAGCCTGCTGAGCTACATGGGCATCCGCCTCTTCCGCTAG